A genomic window from Fusarium oxysporum Fo47 chromosome X, complete sequence includes:
- a CDS encoding Alpha/Beta hydrolase protein, with protein sequence MWLGPVTVSLLATISHVVGQDQKPLTDEAVIKPAFTVREQSSDLCDAGARQFTGTVNVTDDKSMFFWYFESRNNPETDPLLLWMSGGPGASGEMGLFMGSGPCTVNPDGNSTKRAEYSWIDHANVVYIDQPVGVGFSKITDRNKIAVGLEQGAKDVHTFLSTFSHDVFSNLAGKPWHITGESMGGHYVTGYTKHIVSHERENAKRGIKPRVEISSAIIVDGYIDATQQFMGYYDFFCEDWAGDGRKYPLMNRTACENMLAAIPECHKMGSQCRYFYDIETCRAANEVCEKSLGEYFMEGVVPGGWDPYDNRHPCEKPPLCSNMDHGPEWKFLNRRWVQERLGFDRFPFYLIDFDTNERWDIAQNIHIPVTRELTWILDETDIRVLFINGNNDIIINTPGQMRMLNQQRWKGQDNYRELGYETWHYKDGELTSDADGWNVKEGGFWKGNGQLSFYAVDEAGHMSPYHQPEAIGAIVRAWLRND encoded by the exons ATGTGGCTTGGCCCAGTTACAGTGTCGCTCCTCGCAACGATTAGCCATGTCGTTGGCCAGGATCAAAAGCCGTTAACAGATGAAGCCGTGATTAAACCCGCTTTCACTGTCCGCGAACAATCTTCTGACCTCTGCGATGCGGGCGCTCGCCAATTCACCGGGACGGTCAACGTGACGGATGATAAGTCCATGTTCTTCT GGTACTTTGAGAGTCGCAATAATCCAGAGACTGATCCTTTGTTACTATGGATGAGCGG CGGACCGGGCGCATCTGGAGAAATGGGATTATTCATGGGCAGTGGTCCCTGTACCGTGAATCCCGATGGGAACTCAACAAAACGAGCTGAATACTCGTGGATCGATCACGCCAACGTCGTTTACATCGA TCAACCCGTCGGCGTCGGCTTCTCCAAAATCACAGACCGAAACAAAATCGCCGTTGGTCTCGAACAAGGCGCGAAAGACGTACACACCTTCCTCTCCACATTCTCCCACGACGTATTCTCCAACCTCGCCGGAAAACCTTGGCACATCACTGGTGAATCCATGGGCGGCCACTACGTCACAGGTTACACGAAACATATCGTCTCTCACGAACGCGAGAACGCGAAGCGCGGCATCAAGCCTCGGGTCGAGATCTCATCTGCGATTATCGTGGATGGGTATATTGACGCGACGCAGCAGTTCATGGGATATTATGACTTCTTTTGTGAGGATTGGGCTGGTGATGGAAGGAAATATCCGTTGATGAATCGGACGGCTTGTGAGAATATGCTTGCTGCGATACCGGAGTGCCATAAAATGGGAAGTCAGTGTCGGTACTTTTATGATATAGAGACTTGTCGCGCGGCAAATGAGGTTTGTGAGAAGTCGTTGGGAGAGTACTTTATGGAAGGCGTCGTGCCTGGTGGCTGGGATCCTTATGATA ACAGACACCCGTGTGAGAAGCCTCCTTTGTGCTCGAACATGGACCACGGACCGGAATGGAAGTTCCTGAATCGTCGTTGGGTTCAAGAAAGACTTGGATTCGACCGCTTTCCATTTTACCTTATCGACTTTGATACCAATGAGCGCTGGGATATTGCGCAGAATATCCATATACCTGTTACGCGCGAGTTGACGTGGATTCTTGATGAGACGGATATACGAGTTCTGTTCATCAACGGCAACAACGACATAATCAT TAACACCCCCGGACAAATGCGCATGCTAAACCAACAGCGATGGAAGGGACAGGATAACTATCGGGAACTTGGCTACGAAACCTGGCACTACAAGGATGGCGAACTAACgtctgatgctgatggttgGAATGTGAAGGAGGGAGGCTTCTGGAAGGGGAATGGTCAGTTGAGTTTCtatgctgttgatgaagcgGGACATATGTCTCCTTATCACCAGCCTGAAGCTATTGGCGCGATCGTTCGAGCATGGCTTCGCAATGACTGA